One stretch of Euwallacea similis isolate ESF13 chromosome 6, ESF131.1, whole genome shotgun sequence DNA includes these proteins:
- the LOC136409416 gene encoding uncharacterized protein, with protein sequence MIVPPEILELILLKCDGKTLLAARKVCNVMKETIDYLTRKTRLWEWCCKEEIPADQLTEYLLLYLHQADEKWLQIYQRWSSWEFYTPEICDPKLCPNNSFKRVSTIAVSSDHIAVGSEDGRLKLYTSHWHPVFEHRVMAVKLTKLTFIGYHDYDDVINLDICIVVAFHKGISIVSFNGFRKEQYDIRDVKSHSIYGNYLCIEKVGGRMTILEVTKLHGRREIKEIWFTRIYSPRCITSYQMWNEKCVVLINGTVTTVNYKKSTITPMEEMKKVVDIKFHAPLKMDSSTTQILRNNVIINIYKNASCQPPDVIEDYVEIVILTQNKKYSKKLFNTWEIFKSDITCTYLFGNTFVVATACGMVYFYRVSNWKNFDMHKYISQIIVGKHPIISIAMKETANERKFYVCSRFAIHEITCWLPCVRSD encoded by the exons ATGATAGTGCCGCCGGAAATACTAGAACTCATCCTGCTAAAGTGCGATGGCAAGACCTTGTTGGCTGCTCGAAAGGTCTGCAATGTCATGAAAGAAACCATTGATTACTTGACCAGG AAAACCCGGCTCTGGGAGTGGTGTTGCAAAGAAGAAATACCAGCAGATCAATTAACTGAgtatttgttattatatttacatCAAGCAGATGAGAAATGGTTGCAAATTTATCAAAGATGGAGCTCCTGGGAGTTTTACACCCCAGAAATATGTGATCCCAAACTTTGCCCTAATAACAGCTTTAAACGTGTCTCTACTATAGCTGTGTCAA GTGATCATATTGCTGTGGGCTCCGAGGATGGCAGACTGAAGCTCTATACAAGCCACTGGCATCCCGTATTTGAGCATCGGGTAATGGCTGTTAAGCTTACTAAACTTACATTTATAGGtt ATCATGATTATGATGATGTCATTAACCTGGACATTTGCATAGTCGTAGCTTTTCACAAAGGGATCTCCATTGTATCTTTTAATGGTTTCAGAAAAGAGCAATATGATATTCGGGACGTTAAGTCACATAg CATTTATGGTAATTACCTGTGTATAGAGAAAGTTGGAGGGCGTATGACTATATTGGAGGTTACAAAACTGCATGGAAGAAGAGAAATTAAAGAGATCTGGTTTACTCGAATATATTCGCCAAGGTGTATTACATCTTATCAAATGTGGAATGAGAAATGTGTAGTTTTGATTAATGGTACTGTAACTACTGTTAACTACAAGAAGTCTACAATCACTCCCATGGAGGAAATGAAGAAAGTCGTGGATATTAAGTTTCATGCGCCTCTGAAGATGGATAGCTCCACTACGcagattttgagaaataatgtgaTCATTAATATAT ataaaaatgCTTCCTGCCAGCCCCCGGATGTAATAGAGGACTATGTGgaaatagtaattttaacgcagaataaaaaatacagcaagaaattatttaatacgTGGGAAATTTTCAAGAGCGATATAACGTGTACttatttgtttggaaataCTTTTGTGGTGGCTACTGCATGTGGTATG GTGTATTTCTACCGAGTGAGCAACTGGAAAAACTTTGACATGCATAAGTACATCAGCCAAATAATCGTGGGAAAACACCCCATTATTAGTATAGCAATGAAGGAAACAGCAAACGAACGAAAGTTTTATGTGTGTTCCAGGTTCGCCATTCACGAAATAACGTGTTGGTTGCCTTGTGTACGTTCAGACTGA